A window from Rhea pennata isolate bPtePen1 chromosome 1, bPtePen1.pri, whole genome shotgun sequence encodes these proteins:
- the SAMM50 gene encoding sorting and assembly machinery component 50 homolog isoform X1, with the protein MGTVHARSLEPLPMSGPDFGALGEEAELVEVEPEAKQEILENKDVVVQHVHFDGLGRTKDDIIMYEICDVFKAKNLIDVMRKSHEAREKLLRLGIFRQVEVLIDTCQGDDALPNGLDVTFEVTELRRLTGSYNTMVGNNEGSMVLGLKFPNLFGRAEKVTFQFSYGTKETSYGLSFFKPQPGKFERNFSVNLYKVTGQFPWSSLRETDRGVSTEFNFPVWKTNHTLKWEGVWRELGCLARTASFSVREESGHSLKSSLSHAMVIDSRNSSILPRRGALLKINQELAGYTGGDVSFLKEDFEFQLNKQLLWDSVFSVSLWGGMLVPIGDKPSSIADRFYLGGPTSVRGFSMYSIGPQSEGDYLGGEAYWAGGLHLYTPLPFRPGRGGFGDLFRTHFFLNAGNLCNLNYGDGPRAHLQKLAEYIRWSYGAGIVLRLGNIARLELNYCFPMGVQSGDRICDGVQFGAGIRFL; encoded by the exons atgGGCACCGTGCACGCCCGG AGTTTGGAGCCTCTTCCAATGAGTGGACCAGACTTTGGTGCCTTGGGAGAGGAAGCTGAACTGGTTGAAGTTGAACCTGAAGCCAAGCAGGAAAttcttgaaaacaaagat GTGGTGGTTCAGCATGTGCACTTTGATGGACTTGGAAGGACCAAAGATGACATTATCATGTATGAAATCTGTGATGTTTTCAAGGCTAAAAATCTCATTGAT GTAATGAGAAAATCCCATGAAGCTCGTGAAAAGTTGCTTCGTCTAGGAATCTTTAGACAGGTAGAGGTTCTGATTGATACCTGTCAAG gagaTGATGCCCTTCCAAATGGTTTAGATGTAACTTTTGAAGTAACAGAATTGAGAAGACTTACTGGAAGCTATAACACTATGGTTGGCAACAATGAAGGCAGTATG GTACTTGGACTTAAGTTTCCAAATCTCTTTGGGCGTGCTGAAAAGGTAACCTTCCAGTTCTCAtatggaacaaaggaaacatcATATGGCCTATCATTCTTCAAACCACAACCTGGAAAGTTTGAAAGAAA tttttcagttaaCCTGTATAAAGTAACTGGGCAGTTCCCGTGGAGCTCTCTTCGTGAAACTGACAGAGGAGTATCAACAGAATTTAAT TTTCCAGTCTGGAAGACCAACCACACACTGAAGTGGGagggtgtgtggagagagctTGGCTGTCTTGCCAGAACAGCATCCTTTTCTGTTCGAGAAGAAAGTGGACACTCTCTTAAATCTTCTCTCTCT CATGCCATGGTAATTGATTCCCGGAACTCTTCTATCTTGCCAAGACGAGGGGCTTTGCTGAAAATTAATCAG GAGTTGGCTGGCTATACAGGTGGAGATGTGAGCTTTCTAAAAGAGGATTTTGAATTTCAGTTGAATAAGCAACTTCTGTGGGATTCg GTTTTTTCAGTGTCTCTTTGGGGTGGAATGCTGGTTCCTATTGGAGACAAACCATCTAGTATAGCTGATAG GTTTTACCTTGGTGGACCAACAAGTGTGCGTGGATTCAGTATGTACAGCATTGGACCCCAGAGTGAAG GCGATTACTTGGGAGGAGAAGCCTACTGGGCTGGAGGCTTGCATCTATACACCCCTCTCCCTTTCCGGCCAGGCCGGGGAGGGTTTGGAGACCTTTTCCGAACGCATTTCTTCCTCAATGCTGGAAACCTCTGCAATCTTAACTATG gTGATGGTCCCAGAGCTCACCTACAGAAGTTGGCGGAGTATATTCGGTGGTCTTACGGTGCCGGAATAGTGCTCCGTCTAGGAAACATTGCTAGATTAGAACTTAATTATTGTTTCCCCATGGGAGTACAGTCTGGTGACAG gatATGTGATGGTGTTCAGTTTGGAGCAGGAATCAGATTTCTATAA
- the SAMM50 gene encoding sorting and assembly machinery component 50 homolog isoform X2, giving the protein MSGPDFGALGEEAELVEVEPEAKQEILENKDVVVQHVHFDGLGRTKDDIIMYEICDVFKAKNLIDVMRKSHEAREKLLRLGIFRQVEVLIDTCQGDDALPNGLDVTFEVTELRRLTGSYNTMVGNNEGSMVLGLKFPNLFGRAEKVTFQFSYGTKETSYGLSFFKPQPGKFERNFSVNLYKVTGQFPWSSLRETDRGVSTEFNFPVWKTNHTLKWEGVWRELGCLARTASFSVREESGHSLKSSLSHAMVIDSRNSSILPRRGALLKINQELAGYTGGDVSFLKEDFEFQLNKQLLWDSVFSVSLWGGMLVPIGDKPSSIADRFYLGGPTSVRGFSMYSIGPQSEGDYLGGEAYWAGGLHLYTPLPFRPGRGGFGDLFRTHFFLNAGNLCNLNYGDGPRAHLQKLAEYIRWSYGAGIVLRLGNIARLELNYCFPMGVQSGDRICDGVQFGAGIRFL; this is encoded by the exons ATGAGTGGACCAGACTTTGGTGCCTTGGGAGAGGAAGCTGAACTGGTTGAAGTTGAACCTGAAGCCAAGCAGGAAAttcttgaaaacaaagat GTGGTGGTTCAGCATGTGCACTTTGATGGACTTGGAAGGACCAAAGATGACATTATCATGTATGAAATCTGTGATGTTTTCAAGGCTAAAAATCTCATTGAT GTAATGAGAAAATCCCATGAAGCTCGTGAAAAGTTGCTTCGTCTAGGAATCTTTAGACAGGTAGAGGTTCTGATTGATACCTGTCAAG gagaTGATGCCCTTCCAAATGGTTTAGATGTAACTTTTGAAGTAACAGAATTGAGAAGACTTACTGGAAGCTATAACACTATGGTTGGCAACAATGAAGGCAGTATG GTACTTGGACTTAAGTTTCCAAATCTCTTTGGGCGTGCTGAAAAGGTAACCTTCCAGTTCTCAtatggaacaaaggaaacatcATATGGCCTATCATTCTTCAAACCACAACCTGGAAAGTTTGAAAGAAA tttttcagttaaCCTGTATAAAGTAACTGGGCAGTTCCCGTGGAGCTCTCTTCGTGAAACTGACAGAGGAGTATCAACAGAATTTAAT TTTCCAGTCTGGAAGACCAACCACACACTGAAGTGGGagggtgtgtggagagagctTGGCTGTCTTGCCAGAACAGCATCCTTTTCTGTTCGAGAAGAAAGTGGACACTCTCTTAAATCTTCTCTCTCT CATGCCATGGTAATTGATTCCCGGAACTCTTCTATCTTGCCAAGACGAGGGGCTTTGCTGAAAATTAATCAG GAGTTGGCTGGCTATACAGGTGGAGATGTGAGCTTTCTAAAAGAGGATTTTGAATTTCAGTTGAATAAGCAACTTCTGTGGGATTCg GTTTTTTCAGTGTCTCTTTGGGGTGGAATGCTGGTTCCTATTGGAGACAAACCATCTAGTATAGCTGATAG GTTTTACCTTGGTGGACCAACAAGTGTGCGTGGATTCAGTATGTACAGCATTGGACCCCAGAGTGAAG GCGATTACTTGGGAGGAGAAGCCTACTGGGCTGGAGGCTTGCATCTATACACCCCTCTCCCTTTCCGGCCAGGCCGGGGAGGGTTTGGAGACCTTTTCCGAACGCATTTCTTCCTCAATGCTGGAAACCTCTGCAATCTTAACTATG gTGATGGTCCCAGAGCTCACCTACAGAAGTTGGCGGAGTATATTCGGTGGTCTTACGGTGCCGGAATAGTGCTCCGTCTAGGAAACATTGCTAGATTAGAACTTAATTATTGTTTCCCCATGGGAGTACAGTCTGGTGACAG gatATGTGATGGTGTTCAGTTTGGAGCAGGAATCAGATTTCTATAA